A stretch of Aerococcus christensenii DNA encodes these proteins:
- a CDS encoding PD-(D/E)XK nuclease family protein, with protein sequence MLQITTLRDTRANKEKTYREIADYLRSDECHEVYYIVPEHMKFEMESQILEAMTLLKSEGTKKRQDNGMMRLQVFSFKRLAWYLLGQRRFQLADGVDEVGLTMILKKVLTQLEEELVIFRKESRLLGFQKELAHLFKEFEVGNVTSQSLGKMIEKLEHSKLSHQPLVQSQLSKLKEIQRIYQAYEEWMTGRYLKEDTLYRLLKEELMQKDLTNVRIVIEGFYRFHANEWAALDLLMQITDQVEVLLTLEGQKKGQDGRSGQDLFVVTQETYRTLIAKAKASHVKVAVDRSAGWSEDVQEGFRVLDQTLCQDWSTLTTSSSELADKEKSAVQAVVSLWACSSVYGEGEQVANQIYHEVSQGKLRYREIQILTRDMAGVRQHVLPYLRANEIPYFVDDSETMANHPLARFFQALFQIYKGNWKYEDVFDLLRTELLLPLEEGNFSLEELKTFREMVDRTENVVLKNGFEGRKWWKPGIIWNYLHVDDSGRVVANTFDQETQETANRVKAFLSAALMPLFENWATDQTVDQAVRYLYQFLKKNRVPQTLMTWAKDQAAHSSLELGRQHEQAWQCFVKTLEQYHDLFTEKKFVVEEFFSLLQVAFEKANFHIVPPTLDSVTIRGIDSQRSASKRVTFAIGLTDNTLPKTYQKPSLLNEDERELLTQVMAEDEGLAMSNQALNHNEKFIAYKLFLSATDHLYLTYSYTPTQTKEAQISPYLAYLRQRFELDLEDHGDLLGKRAAYILGNWRSQRQAFVKLQGRIDGKEKAKLANLKESFLSVSREEALTAKILKTLGVKKEVKNFPPSLAQALYGPKLSVSVSSLELYNKDPFSYFLKYGLRLRERQLFTIDERLTGDYYHRVLQNYFEAIKKGGDFQTVFDKVTESVAKEDLYAVLRVKPSHNYQRKQLNETLSRMIQVLLQRDQLLGLENAANEKTFTKTYPWMANYPIPVYLRGVIDRLETMLYEEKGQEKHLIQVTDYKSGKREVDFGGIYQGIDLQLFTYLLVQLQSLPKNKGIPLGAFYQEIKSPLKEITSQADYDHLYARKVGENTDMLAEYRYKGYLLGSQELLNQVLKDPHKGPDIYPYQLTTGGEFTKRSSILTLKEFDTLLAYVEACLQRTVDHILAGDIPLNPMEKEPYLPSTTLYKSVAQFDLTEPGKHYVDKVKMDKTTFFDQLRKQTSEEEEGDTSVERKPNELTTNE encoded by the coding sequence GTGTTACAGATAACGACCTTGCGAGATACAAGAGCTAATAAAGAAAAAACTTATCGGGAGATTGCCGATTATCTAAGAAGTGATGAGTGCCATGAAGTCTACTATATTGTGCCTGAACATATGAAATTTGAAATGGAGAGTCAGATCTTAGAGGCTATGACTCTCCTGAAGTCAGAAGGAACCAAAAAGAGGCAGGATAATGGCATGATGCGACTGCAGGTTTTCTCTTTTAAGCGGTTGGCTTGGTATTTATTAGGGCAGAGGCGCTTTCAGTTAGCGGACGGAGTAGATGAAGTGGGCCTGACCATGATTTTAAAAAAAGTTCTGACTCAATTGGAAGAGGAGTTAGTGATTTTTCGAAAGGAAAGTCGGCTGCTCGGTTTTCAAAAAGAATTGGCGCATTTGTTTAAAGAATTTGAAGTGGGCAATGTAACCAGTCAAAGTCTTGGAAAGATGATTGAGAAATTGGAACATTCCAAACTCTCTCATCAACCGCTTGTTCAATCTCAACTCTCTAAATTGAAAGAAATTCAGCGCATCTATCAAGCTTATGAAGAATGGATGACTGGACGTTACTTAAAAGAAGATACCCTTTACCGCTTGTTAAAAGAAGAATTAATGCAGAAAGATTTGACCAACGTTCGGATTGTCATAGAAGGCTTTTATCGTTTCCATGCTAATGAATGGGCCGCGCTCGATCTGTTGATGCAGATTACGGACCAGGTTGAGGTTCTTTTAACTTTGGAAGGTCAAAAGAAGGGGCAAGACGGACGAAGTGGGCAAGATTTGTTTGTTGTGACGCAAGAAACTTATCGGACTTTGATTGCCAAAGCCAAGGCCTCCCACGTTAAAGTAGCTGTGGACCGTTCAGCAGGTTGGAGTGAGGACGTCCAAGAAGGCTTTAGAGTTCTAGATCAGACCCTGTGTCAGGACTGGTCGACTCTAACGACCTCTTCTTCTGAGTTGGCAGATAAGGAGAAGTCAGCTGTACAAGCGGTCGTTTCCTTATGGGCCTGTTCGAGTGTGTATGGAGAAGGTGAACAAGTTGCCAACCAAATTTATCATGAGGTGAGTCAAGGCAAGCTTCGTTATCGAGAAATCCAAATTTTAACACGAGATATGGCGGGTGTTCGCCAACACGTCTTGCCTTACTTAAGAGCCAATGAAATTCCTTATTTTGTGGATGACAGCGAAACGATGGCCAACCATCCCTTGGCAAGATTTTTCCAAGCGTTGTTTCAAATTTATAAAGGCAATTGGAAGTATGAAGATGTGTTCGACCTTTTACGGACGGAGCTTCTTTTGCCTTTAGAAGAGGGAAATTTTTCTTTGGAAGAATTGAAAACTTTTAGGGAAATGGTTGATCGCACAGAAAATGTAGTTTTGAAAAATGGCTTTGAAGGTAGAAAATGGTGGAAACCAGGAATCATTTGGAATTATCTGCATGTGGATGATAGTGGACGTGTAGTCGCTAATACCTTTGACCAAGAAACGCAAGAGACCGCTAACCGAGTTAAAGCTTTTTTGTCTGCGGCTTTGATGCCTTTATTTGAGAACTGGGCGACCGATCAAACAGTAGATCAAGCGGTGCGGTATTTGTATCAATTCTTGAAGAAAAATAGGGTGCCTCAGACTTTGATGACTTGGGCGAAAGACCAAGCGGCTCATTCCTCTTTAGAGTTGGGACGCCAACATGAACAGGCCTGGCAATGTTTTGTGAAAACTTTGGAGCAGTATCATGACTTGTTCACTGAAAAAAAATTTGTTGTGGAAGAGTTCTTTAGCCTTTTGCAGGTTGCTTTTGAAAAGGCAAACTTTCATATAGTGCCGCCTACTTTAGACAGTGTGACCATTCGAGGGATAGATAGTCAACGGTCTGCTTCCAAGCGGGTGACTTTTGCTATCGGATTAACGGATAACACCTTGCCGAAGACTTATCAAAAACCCTCTCTTCTCAATGAAGATGAGCGGGAGTTATTGACCCAAGTTATGGCAGAAGACGAGGGCTTGGCGATGAGTAATCAGGCCCTTAATCACAATGAAAAATTTATCGCCTATAAACTTTTTCTCTCTGCCACAGACCACCTCTATTTGACCTATTCTTATACGCCTACGCAAACCAAAGAAGCTCAAATCTCTCCTTATCTTGCTTATTTAAGGCAACGTTTTGAATTAGACTTGGAGGATCATGGGGATCTTTTAGGGAAAAGAGCCGCTTATATTTTAGGCAACTGGCGGTCTCAACGGCAAGCCTTTGTTAAACTTCAAGGACGGATAGATGGCAAAGAGAAAGCAAAATTGGCTAACCTAAAGGAAAGCTTTTTATCGGTAAGTCGGGAAGAAGCACTTACCGCTAAGATTTTAAAGACTTTAGGCGTCAAAAAAGAAGTAAAAAACTTTCCCCCTTCTCTTGCTCAAGCCTTGTATGGTCCAAAACTCTCTGTCTCTGTATCGAGTTTAGAGTTGTATAACAAGGATCCTTTTTCTTATTTCTTAAAGTATGGCTTGCGTCTTCGGGAAAGACAGCTCTTTACCATTGATGAGCGATTAACAGGGGATTACTATCACCGCGTCTTACAAAATTATTTTGAAGCGATCAAAAAAGGGGGAGACTTTCAAACGGTTTTTGATAAAGTGACAGAATCGGTTGCCAAAGAAGATCTTTATGCGGTCTTACGAGTCAAACCTAGTCATAACTATCAGAGAAAGCAATTAAATGAAACACTCTCCCGAATGATTCAAGTCTTGTTGCAACGGGATCAGTTGCTGGGCTTAGAAAATGCAGCGAATGAAAAGACCTTCACCAAAACCTACCCTTGGATGGCCAATTATCCTATTCCTGTCTATTTGCGAGGCGTGATTGACCGATTAGAGACCATGTTGTATGAAGAAAAGGGGCAGGAAAAACATCTTATCCAAGTCACTGACTATAAGTCAGGTAAACGAGAGGTCGACTTTGGTGGAATTTACCAAGGAATTGACTTGCAATTGTTTACTTATTTATTGGTTCAATTGCAATCCCTTCCCAAAAATAAGGGAATTCCTTTAGGGGCTTTTTATCAAGAAATTAAGTCCCCTTTGAAAGAGATCACCAGTCAGGCGGATTATGATCACTTATACGCTAGAAAAGTCGGAGAAAATACAGACATGCTGGCAGAATATCGTTACAAGGGCTATTTATTAGGCAGTCAGGAGCTTTTAAATCAAGTACTCAAAGATCCGCACAAGGGTCCTGACATTTATCCTTATCAATTGACGACGGGAGGGGAATTTACTAAACGTTCTTCGATTTTGACTTTGAAGGAGTTTGACACCCTATTAGCCTATGTGGAAGCTTGTCTGCAAAGAACGGTGGATCACATTTTAGCAGGAGATATTCCCCTAAACCCGATGGAAAAGGAACCCTACTTACCATCAACCACTCTCTATAAGAGTGTCGCTCAATTTGATTTGACCGAACCGGGTAAGCATTACGTCGACAAAGTCAAAATGGATAAGACGACCTTCTTTGATCAATTAAGAAAGCAGACCTCTGAGGAAGAAGAAGGGGATACCTCAGTAGAAAGGAAACCGAATGAACTTACTACAAACGAGTAA
- a CDS encoding Nif3-like dinuclear metal center hexameric protein has product MKKNSSVQEVIEAVTALAPESYAIEGDPIGLHFGKRDQPVHKVLVTLDVRPEVVEEAKEVGADMIFSHHPVIFHSPKVLTEEDPQQAMYAQIIRHGLAVYSAHTNLDAAEGGMNDWLAEAYGLEDVHSFGPHAYEQAYRLITYVPWENVTQLEEALAPYPIGQIGNYSHCQFAVQGEGSFIPNDEAHPAIGQRNTVSRVEEVALSFIAYEREYAQVVEWIKANHPYEEPVVDVIPLANGKRPIAMGRIGRLKEPLRVKDYVEKIKALSGKDGVRYISPDPQKKIQRVAVLGGGGSSYYPKALADGAEVYLTGDVDYHTGHDILAHGLSVIDPGHAMENICIPKMTAYLREWFDSHQKNIEIVESQVDTDPFHFA; this is encoded by the coding sequence ATGAAAAAGAATAGCTCTGTTCAAGAAGTCATAGAAGCTGTAACGGCATTAGCCCCAGAAAGCTATGCCATAGAGGGAGATCCGATAGGTTTACATTTTGGTAAGAGAGATCAACCTGTTCATAAGGTCTTAGTTACTTTGGATGTTCGTCCTGAAGTAGTGGAAGAAGCCAAAGAAGTTGGAGCAGACATGATTTTTTCTCATCACCCTGTGATTTTTCATTCGCCAAAGGTTTTGACGGAAGAAGATCCCCAACAAGCCATGTATGCCCAAATTATTCGACACGGCCTTGCGGTGTATAGTGCACATACGAACTTGGACGCGGCAGAAGGAGGAATGAATGATTGGTTAGCGGAGGCTTATGGTTTGGAAGATGTGCATTCTTTTGGACCACATGCTTATGAGCAGGCTTATCGTCTCATTACCTACGTTCCTTGGGAGAACGTGACCCAATTAGAGGAGGCCTTGGCCCCTTATCCGATTGGTCAGATTGGCAATTACAGTCACTGTCAATTTGCTGTACAAGGAGAAGGAAGTTTTATTCCGAATGACGAGGCCCATCCCGCTATTGGACAGCGCAATACAGTGAGTCGAGTGGAAGAAGTAGCTCTCTCCTTTATCGCTTATGAAAGAGAATACGCTCAAGTTGTGGAGTGGATCAAGGCCAACCATCCTTATGAGGAGCCAGTGGTGGACGTTATTCCTTTAGCTAATGGTAAACGTCCCATTGCCATGGGGCGGATCGGTCGATTAAAGGAACCGCTTCGAGTGAAGGATTATGTAGAGAAGATTAAAGCTTTATCAGGCAAAGATGGGGTCCGCTATATTAGTCCAGATCCCCAGAAGAAAATTCAACGGGTGGCTGTTTTAGGGGGAGGAGGCTCCTCTTATTATCCAAAAGCCTTAGCTGATGGAGCGGAAGTTTATCTAACAGGGGATGTCGATTATCATACCGGCCACGATATACTCGCTCACGGTCTATCGGTGATAGACCCGGGGCATGCCATGGAAAACATCTGTATTCCAAAAATGACAGCTTATTTGAGAGAGTGGTTTGATTCTCATCAAAAGAATATAGAGATTGTAGAAAGTCAAGTTGATACGGATCCTTTTCACTTTGCCTAA
- a CDS encoding tRNA (adenine(22)-N(1))-methyltransferase, with the protein MQKNLSKRLKKIAECVPEGVKLADIGSDHAYLPIFLCQKGRIHQAIASEVSQGPFEHMCSEVERAGLSESIDCRLGDGLATLRLEDQVEAVTIAGMGGELIAKILQEAYCTQRLQNRPCLILQPNIDEILVRKWLIGHGYRITDEKILEDAGKMYEIIVALPTDTPQELTDVQLLMGIYTKKDDPEVFNSKWQRKQANLKGIIEQMEHSDQQELRETFKKKFSLIQQELEEDADEKE; encoded by the coding sequence GTGCAAAAGAATTTATCAAAACGTTTGAAGAAGATAGCAGAATGTGTACCAGAAGGTGTGAAACTGGCAGATATAGGGTCTGATCACGCTTATTTACCTATTTTTTTGTGCCAAAAGGGGAGGATTCATCAAGCCATAGCGAGTGAAGTCAGTCAAGGTCCTTTTGAGCATATGTGTTCTGAAGTGGAAAGGGCAGGTTTAAGTGAAAGCATTGATTGTCGATTGGGGGATGGCTTAGCGACTTTGCGCCTTGAAGATCAGGTGGAAGCGGTGACGATTGCTGGAATGGGAGGAGAATTAATCGCTAAGATCTTACAAGAGGCTTACTGTACACAACGTTTGCAGAATCGGCCGTGTCTGATATTACAACCTAATATTGATGAAATCTTGGTCAGAAAATGGCTGATTGGTCATGGCTATCGGATTACGGATGAGAAAATCCTCGAAGATGCTGGGAAAATGTATGAGATTATAGTGGCACTCCCTACCGACACCCCTCAAGAGCTGACGGATGTGCAACTCTTAATGGGAATTTATACGAAGAAAGACGATCCTGAGGTTTTTAACAGCAAGTGGCAAAGAAAACAAGCCAACTTAAAAGGGATTATTGAGCAAATGGAACACAGTGATCAGCAGGAATTAAGGGAGACATTTAAGAAGAAGTTCTCTCTTATTCAACAAGAATTAGAGGAGGACGCGGATGAAAAAGAATAG
- a CDS encoding SGNH/GDSL hydrolase family protein — protein sequence MKVLFYGHSVLANYPLTHLGPYEIDNVAQCGATAEGRLKKSYDKIILMFGMNELAQGLGQANPTYWMDKTLSSLTSYYAPSQILLALVMKNLEEEPSVDNHLIEGLNRSLRSLGKQYQVPIFDWQSFYNERGYVRPELTLEGIHLSSAG from the coding sequence ATGAAGGTGTTATTCTATGGTCATTCGGTGTTGGCGAATTATCCCTTGACTCACTTAGGCCCTTATGAAATTGATAATGTGGCGCAATGTGGGGCCACGGCTGAGGGACGTTTAAAGAAAAGCTATGATAAGATTATTCTGATGTTTGGAATGAATGAACTCGCCCAAGGATTAGGGCAAGCCAATCCGACCTATTGGATGGATAAAACTTTATCCTCCTTGACAAGTTATTATGCGCCTTCTCAGATCTTATTAGCCTTGGTCATGAAAAATTTAGAAGAAGAACCCTCTGTAGATAATCACTTGATTGAAGGCTTGAATCGATCCTTGAGAAGCTTAGGCAAGCAGTATCAAGTGCCTATCTTTGATTGGCAGTCTTTTTATAATGAGAGGGGCTATGTTCGACCGGAATTAACTTTAGAAGGGATTCATTTGAGTTCAGCGGGTTAG
- a CDS encoding undecaprenyl phosphate translocase family protein, with the protein MQPNFMVWLGSGALIGLGVIVPEMCPNNFLIYFGLYEKMSSDISHLNMATVIPLVIGAILCVLVLAKLANYLFRCYYAGMYHFIFGTVLGSSLAIFPTVVAPAFTSEGLVVSGISFLDYCPCDVLCWLLLFSLV; encoded by the coding sequence GTGCAGCCTAATTTTATGGTATGGTTAGGATCAGGGGCTTTGATTGGTTTAGGCGTTATTGTGCCAGAAATGTGCCCAAATAATTTCTTAATCTATTTTGGACTTTATGAGAAGATGTCTTCAGATATTAGTCACTTGAATATGGCAACCGTCATTCCATTAGTGATTGGGGCCATTTTATGTGTGTTAGTTTTAGCGAAGCTGGCGAATTATCTCTTCCGCTGCTATTATGCAGGAATGTATCATTTTATTTTTGGAACAGTCCTTGGGTCTTCCTTGGCTATTTTCCCAACGGTGGTAGCTCCTGCTTTTACATCTGAAGGTCTCGTAGTGTCAGGCATTTCTTTCCTTGATTATTGCCCGTGTGATGTTCTATGCTGGCTATTGCTTTTCAGCTTGGTTTAG
- a CDS encoding undecaprenyl phosphate translocase family protein, whose protein sequence is MNEEQCDDLEMGPEFSKDWFLRLVKGMFVGIGGILPGLSGGVLAVIFGIYDKMLRFLGNLTDRFWQNVRYFIPMGIGFVLGILLFSFFVAKAFGAYEAFFTCLFIGFVAGTFLSLYKQAGEHGGLLKIFVF, encoded by the coding sequence ATGAACGAAGAACAATGTGATGATTTAGAAATGGGACCCGAATTTTCTAAAGATTGGTTTCTCCGCTTAGTTAAAGGAATGTTTGTGGGGATTGGAGGCATTTTGCCAGGATTATCAGGTGGCGTGTTAGCAGTTATTTTTGGAATTTATGACAAAATGCTTCGCTTTTTGGGAAATTTAACCGATCGTTTTTGGCAAAATGTGCGGTATTTTATTCCAATGGGAATTGGTTTTGTCTTAGGAATTCTTCTTTTTTCTTTCTTTGTGGCTAAGGCTTTTGGTGCTTATGAAGCTTTCTTCACCTGTTTATTTATTGGATTTGTGGCTGGAACTTTTCTTTCTTTATACAAACAAGCAGGGGAACATGGAGGTCTTCTAAAGATTTTTGTATTTTAG
- a CDS encoding DUF2207 family protein, with product MVKKARLKQYLGFRRIFLCLVGILVLFCNPFEEGKADRQQKIHSIDVSAVLEEDGTATITEDWEVTAQKGTELYKPLRLEKEQSLLSYQVEMDGQAFQETKNWKVKGNFQEKAYRYGRNENKELNWGISQYGRHRYRLIYRVSNFVMQTKTKQMIYWRFIPDQMSAPPRSIQIRIRSTKGPLDAKNNRVWAFGFQGEVHFVEGQVVAKSSKALTKENSGIILLGLPEGTFKTTWMSDKTFDDYVKEAFRGSQYNYEDYDATKAASDIRKLPRKKLPKRLKYGILVGGICLLVVAVRKIWQSIKVKQAIQKWYPKFSQLQKKYKGQYERQLPTKDIFSAYCLLEAMSVKKLEANCFTAMILSLVHQGALTLVAKEGTLKKQFIFQVNLNFEMDPEDVRYPLWQVFSQASDQEGRLTDKAFKAYCEEDDEGRSVMSKIKSYSLKQCKEAGWMNKHLYVNECPSDLDLANRNVPDPLTEEGMQARDLWVKFANYLTDFSLLNERGAAEVAIWDQLLIGAAFLGIAKEVEAEFAKVYPKFRELSVYQTSEISFEDYYVMSYIMWQDYYIATQPTFISAMSGGGGGFSSFGGGSGAFGGGSGGGFR from the coding sequence ATGGTAAAGAAGGCCCGCTTGAAACAATACCTAGGGTTCAGAAGAATCTTTCTTTGTTTGGTGGGGATCCTTGTTTTATTCTGTAATCCTTTTGAAGAGGGAAAGGCTGATCGTCAACAGAAAATTCATTCGATTGATGTGTCAGCTGTTCTAGAAGAAGATGGGACAGCTACCATTACAGAAGATTGGGAGGTGACTGCTCAAAAGGGAACGGAGTTATATAAACCACTGCGATTAGAAAAAGAGCAGTCTTTACTTTCTTATCAAGTGGAAATGGACGGGCAGGCCTTTCAAGAAACCAAAAATTGGAAAGTTAAAGGAAACTTTCAAGAGAAGGCCTATCGCTATGGACGGAATGAAAATAAGGAACTCAACTGGGGGATTTCTCAATATGGGCGACATCGCTATCGCTTGATTTATCGGGTGAGCAACTTTGTGATGCAGACCAAGACCAAGCAGATGATTTATTGGCGATTTATTCCGGATCAAATGTCTGCTCCGCCTAGAAGCATTCAAATTCGAATACGTTCGACGAAGGGACCCTTAGATGCAAAAAATAATCGGGTATGGGCATTTGGCTTTCAAGGAGAGGTTCATTTTGTAGAAGGGCAGGTAGTCGCTAAGAGTTCTAAAGCTTTGACTAAAGAGAATTCAGGTATTATTCTTCTCGGCTTGCCAGAAGGAACCTTTAAAACGACCTGGATGTCTGATAAAACTTTTGATGATTATGTCAAAGAAGCTTTTCGGGGAAGTCAGTATAACTATGAAGACTACGATGCTACTAAAGCCGCTTCGGATATTCGGAAACTTCCTCGAAAGAAATTACCGAAAAGACTTAAATATGGAATATTAGTAGGTGGAATCTGTCTTCTTGTAGTTGCCGTCAGGAAGATTTGGCAGTCGATAAAAGTGAAGCAGGCTATCCAAAAATGGTATCCGAAATTCTCTCAACTTCAGAAAAAATATAAAGGGCAATATGAGCGTCAACTTCCGACAAAGGATATATTTTCTGCCTATTGTCTCTTAGAAGCTATGTCTGTAAAGAAATTAGAGGCTAATTGTTTTACGGCGATGATTCTTAGTTTGGTCCATCAAGGGGCGTTAACTTTAGTAGCCAAGGAAGGAACCCTTAAAAAGCAATTCATTTTTCAAGTAAATTTGAATTTTGAGATGGATCCAGAAGATGTTCGCTATCCTTTGTGGCAGGTTTTCTCCCAAGCTTCAGATCAGGAAGGCCGATTGACGGATAAGGCTTTTAAGGCTTACTGTGAAGAGGACGATGAGGGGCGAAGCGTGATGTCTAAGATAAAGAGCTATTCTCTGAAGCAATGCAAAGAAGCAGGTTGGATGAATAAACATCTGTATGTGAATGAATGTCCAAGTGATTTAGATTTAGCCAATCGAAATGTTCCAGATCCATTGACCGAAGAAGGTATGCAGGCCAGGGATCTTTGGGTGAAATTTGCCAATTATTTGACAGATTTTTCTCTCTTAAATGAACGAGGAGCGGCAGAAGTAGCGATTTGGGATCAGTTATTAATTGGAGCGGCTTTCTTAGGAATTGCCAAAGAAGTCGAGGCAGAATTTGCGAAGGTGTATCCAAAATTCAGAGAGCTTTCTGTGTATCAAACGTCCGAAATTTCTTTTGAAGATTACTATGTAATGAGTTACATCATGTGGCAAGATTACTATATCGCCACTCAACCTACCTTTATTTCCGCTATGTCTGGTGGAGGCGGCGGCTTTTCCAGTTTTGGTGGCGGAAGCGGTGCTTTCGGAGGCGGAAGTGGCGGAGGATTTCGTTAA
- a CDS encoding LemA family protein — translation MKILGIILIIIVAGIAFGIRTYNRFVQSKEMVQNAMGQIAAQVESRWDALTSLIQATKNYQAHERETLVEVVQSRQGLTRQAKVKEVSQDDALFEKALSNVQLLVERYPELKADNLYQKTMESVNTYENNVRQARMIFNDTVTKYNRSIKVFPNSLIAGMTGFHPEEYFEATSSKKDMPQW, via the coding sequence ATGAAAATTTTAGGAATTATTTTAATCATTATTGTTGCAGGGATAGCTTTTGGTATTCGTACTTATAATCGATTTGTTCAAAGTAAAGAGATGGTTCAAAATGCCATGGGACAAATTGCAGCTCAAGTAGAATCACGGTGGGATGCGCTCACTTCCTTAATACAAGCTACTAAAAATTATCAAGCTCACGAAAGAGAGACTTTGGTTGAAGTGGTTCAAAGTCGGCAAGGACTCACTCGTCAGGCTAAAGTAAAAGAAGTCAGTCAAGACGATGCGCTTTTTGAAAAAGCACTTTCTAATGTTCAGCTCTTAGTGGAACGTTATCCTGAACTCAAAGCAGATAATCTTTACCAAAAAACAATGGAGAGTGTGAATACTTATGAGAATAATGTTCGACAAGCGCGGATGATTTTTAATGATACGGTGACGAAGTATAATCGTTCTATTAAAGTGTTCCCGAATTCGTTGATTGCAGGGATGACAGGCTTCCATCCTGAGGAATACTTTGAGGCAACTTCATCTAAAAAGGACATGCCCCAATGGTAA
- the tsaA gene encoding tRNA (N6-threonylcarbamoyladenosine(37)-N6)-methyltransferase TrmO — translation MEIHPIAHIYTPFKEKFGIPRQGQAARLSKGKIIFEPTYRRKEAVRGLEKFDYIWLIWEFSQIKKETVFKPVVRPPRLGGNEKIGVFASRSPFRPNRLGLSAVRLDQIEWEGDQSPVLWVSGIDMVDGTSLYDIKPYDGEADIFLEAKSGFVDTHVFEEVQVTIPEEMRDGLDGEYLEALKEILAKDPRPAYQRKQERIYGLTYGEYNVRFKASPHQIIVLSVETLNEQKDLSERTKK, via the coding sequence ATGGAAATTCACCCGATCGCTCATATTTATACTCCCTTTAAAGAAAAGTTTGGGATTCCTCGCCAAGGACAAGCGGCTAGACTTTCTAAGGGGAAAATTATTTTTGAGCCGACTTATCGCCGAAAAGAGGCAGTCAGAGGGTTGGAAAAGTTTGATTATATATGGCTAATCTGGGAGTTTTCTCAGATTAAGAAAGAAACAGTTTTTAAGCCGGTTGTCCGTCCTCCTAGATTGGGAGGTAATGAAAAAATAGGGGTTTTTGCGTCACGGTCTCCCTTTCGTCCGAACCGTTTGGGTTTATCTGCGGTCAGATTAGATCAGATTGAATGGGAAGGTGATCAATCTCCTGTTCTCTGGGTATCAGGTATTGATATGGTGGATGGAACGTCTCTTTATGACATTAAGCCTTATGATGGAGAAGCCGATATATTTTTAGAGGCAAAATCTGGATTTGTGGATACCCATGTTTTTGAAGAAGTTCAGGTGACGATTCCTGAAGAGATGAGGGATGGATTAGACGGAGAATATTTAGAAGCCTTGAAAGAAATTCTAGCTAAAGACCCTCGACCAGCCTATCAGAGAAAACAGGAAAGAATTTATGGATTAACTTATGGAGAATATAATGTTCGTTTTAAAGCTAGTCCTCATCAAATAATAGTTTTAAGTGTGGAAACTTTGAATGAACAGAAGGATTTATCAGAAAGGACGAAAAAATGA